tttgttttgtcataaagagttgtttgttaatgttcttaaatataattttactaatctatctttattttgttgtatagtatgtgtatttattgtctgtgtagttgtatagtatgtatagtatttattgtctgtgtagttgtatagtatgtgtatttattgtctgtgtagttgtatagtatgtgtatttattgtctgtgtagttgtatagtatgtgtatttattgtctgtgtagttgtatagtatgtgtatttattgtctgtgtagttgtatagtatgtctgtatttattgtctgtgtagtgtgtagttgtatagtatgtatgtatttattgtctgtgtgtagttgtatagtatgtgtatttattgtctgtgtagttgtatagtatgtgtatttattgtctgtgtagttgtatagtatgtgtatttattgtctgtgtagttgtatagtatgtgtatttattgtctgtgtagttgtatagtatgtgtatttattgtctgtgtctgtgtagttgatagtatgtgtatttattgtctgtgtagtgcTGTGTCTGTGTAAACACTTGAatccccccatggggatcaataaaggaatataataataataataactatatttGACTCCTAGCCTACATGTACATGAGGGCTATGGACGACATTGAGGATACCTGTAATAACTACACCTACACGTGGAGCAGAAAGGCGAAATACATCAACATGGCGTCACACTAGACAGGTATCTCTACACAGCGACTCTAAACAGTGAACATAGTAAGAGACAGCAGCAGTAGCCTCGGGTAAGAACCACACACACCCCGGCTCTCCATGAACTCTCCAGCCGACGTTAGAGCACTCTCCCCGGGATGAACCACATGTGAGCTCGGCTAACATGATCCTACAAACACGTGACTTTACCTGTTTATTTCAGTCTGTCCCTCCGCAGCATCCGTGGTTTCGCAGTGATCATACCTGTCGGGACTCCCACATGTTTACTATGTTGCATTTTACAGCCCACTTCCCCCTCTGGACACCAGCATACCAATGGAGGGCTGCCTGCATGAGGGCGTGATTAGAGAGCACCATAGAATAGAATGGAGTAGAATATGTCCCATAGGTGGCTCATGTTTTCCTCTCTTAAAAAGTGttccacatttaaaaacaaatgctcCTCTTTCAACAATAAGTTGTTACATTGTAATATCCAAAGTCGTGAAACTCCATCTGTCATTAAAATAGTCTATGGAggataaacatgtaaataatctaaataagGTAATAAGAGATTTTTAAGGGAGTAATAGTTGCTCAGAATGAGTCCTGGTCCTTTAACTTTATGTCACTATTAATACCAAACACTGTAAGCAAATTGACTGAAAGTGATGCTAAAAGGGCTTTTGttgctgtaatgtttgtttaGACACAATACTCAAACTCCATATTTAGAagtatgacattttataacatttctctcttcatctttgATGAAAATGAGTCATGGATATAAAAGTTATCATATAATATCCACAATTCCCCCTATCTGCCCAACAGGCCTTTTCACAGTGTTCATAAGTTGCCATGTATTTTATGACTAGGCTACTGTTGCAGGTtcattgatatatatatatatatgataggtatatgatatataaaacatgatagagatatatatatatccctatCATGTTTTACTTGCAGTTCAAACAAATACTTGCAGTTCAAACAAAACCACCTGCATTCAATTATTTACACCGTTTTTCATGAAGGATTTCAACACATTAAATAAGGTTACAAAGTTACAGGGTTTTTATGTGTCATTGTACAACTGGGTATATGTGGTATATTGCTCCTTTCTTGTTGATAAAGACCTTATACATATACCAAGCctgttacagcagctcctgctcaccactgagctttttcttttatatttgtgttattttttgtaACTTATTTACTTGTTTAATCACTTTTTAACAGTAGTGCACTATGGCAACTAGACACATCGAGTTTGTCATTGTCTATTTACTCATTTACTCATTTACTCATTTactcatttacttatttataatacttgttttgatgattttaacttattcctcttgtttgcactatcctctctgctgctgtatcctGCAAAtatccccgctgtgggactaataaaggattgtcttattttatcttatcttatcttatactcACCACCATGTAGATGCCGTTGGGTGAGCGCAAGGAAAGTTTCTTGACCTGGAAGATCCTTCTGACCAACTGCTTCTGTGATCCGGTGGGTTCTGCGGCAGAGTTATTCCTCTCAACAGAGTTATTCCTCTCAACAGATTAACAGATTAACAGATTAACAACAATAAGTAAAAGTGGAGATGCTGTAGTCCAAACAAatacccctttacatttttaaagtcctATAATGTgcactgttctgtttttttttaaattttattttatttaaagctatCTCCCAATGTCTACAGTGGATctccattacatttatataacacaAGAAACATTTGTGTGAGCACCCAGACCATATTTAGGAATCTTATCATgtggattttgttttcatttttttatagtgagagtaatttaaatgcaaatcacAAAATACCATTGTGAATCCTTCTTagtgcattcatttttattgagACCGGTCTAACACCTTACTATTTCCGCCATAAATTGGGGCATAAAAATTCACAAGAATGCATTAAAGCTCAAAAGTTCCTGGAGTAGGACCCCCAGCTTTAAGTGCTTGTTTGTGTAGCAACTGATGCGGTGTCATTGTACTATGGCTGGCCTGTGACCAGCTTGTAAAACAGCAGTTCAGATGAGTGACACTCATATGAAGTAGAAAGATCTTAGCCTCTGGTGACGTGGGATTTCTAACAAATAAATGAGATTTAACTGGACCTTTTAACTAAAAAAGTTTGAAACCTTATTACATGCGTCATGTAGGCACATACATGACATATGACCTCTGCGTTTAAACTCACTCTAAGCATTTCGGAGCAGTTGGCTGGTTTGAAGCAGCACGGGGACCAACTTTCATGCCACACTGTTTGATTTCTGCCATATCATGTTATCAGATTTCCCCACAACATTCACACATCTGCTTTGTCATGCTTAAGCCTCAGCAGTGTGTGATATATGGTGAGTCAGCAGTCACACTTCCCGATTATCTCGGCAGCTCTGTATATAAGAAATCTGTGGACACGGTGGACCTTTAACTCAGCGGGGATGACAAGAGGACCAAGCACCCTAAAGGACTTCAGTTTATTACAGGTGtgttacatacattttattcatattaaatgtgtttcatttaacTAACTAAACCGAATCCTTAGTCTGCATAGATGGAGAACATGAAGAGTGCTAGGAAAAATGAAACGGGGGACATTGGCAGGTATGACTGTTATTTCTAAAGataatttaaacacaaaacTGTATGATATGAaaagtttttccaaaatatgttatgttttaatcGCCTTTTCTGTGTCCTTTTGTGTTCTGCCCTCAGTGATTTATCAGAGCAGGTCAAAGCAGCCACTAAGGACAGTCACGTcagagctgaaaacacacagctgatgcTGAGTTACCAGAAGGGTCATATCACCCTGCCTCAGTACAAGGTAAACTCTACACAATTAACACATcgcactttttctttttgttcagttatgtttttattgtcacaaaaagtgaattttttttgtcttttatgttcCGATCAGGTCCTGTTGTGTTCCCTCTACGAGATCTACAAAGCACTCGAAGAGGAGCTGGACAGAAATTCTTCCCATCCAGCTGTGGCACCGatatatttccctcaggaaCTTGCCCGTCTGGAAACGCTCGAAAGTGATCTGGAGCACTTCTTTGGCCCCGACTGGAGGGAGAGGGTTGTCGTTCCCGCAGCCACATACAGATATGAGCAGAGACTACGACGGGTGAGTGGAGAGGAAGACCATCAAGGCGATCAGTTGATATACAGTGCAGGCCTGTTGTGACacaaccttgtttttttttttaaacagattggTAAAGAGAGACCAGAGCTGTTGGTGGCCCACGCCTACACGCGATACCTCGGTGACCTTTCGGGAGGTCAAGTACTGGGAAAGATTACGCAGAAATCTCTAGGGCTGAGCAGCAAAGAGGGcctttccttcttctccttccccGGCGTGAGCAGCCCCTACCGCTTCAAGCAGCTGTACAGGAGCCGGATGAACAGCATCGAGCTGACGGAGGAGGAAAGGGCGGCGGTGCTGGAGGAGGCCGTCGCCGCCTTCGAGCTCAACATCCAGGTGAACCAAGAGTGATTTGACGGAGCAGATTTACTGTGTACAAAGTCAGTGTGGCGTCAGTGACCCATAGTAGCATCCTGTATTACAGtaacacagaaacatttataatagaaaaaaaagagaactgaaTCCGTCaacataatgatttttttatgccTTTCTCCATCAGGTTTTTGATGACTTGCAGAAAA
This genomic window from Anoplopoma fimbria isolate UVic2021 breed Golden Eagle Sablefish chromosome 11, Afim_UVic_2022, whole genome shotgun sequence contains:
- the hmox1a gene encoding heme oxygenase 1a — encoded protein: MENMKSARKNETGDIGSDLSEQVKAATKDSHVRAENTQLMLSYQKGHITLPQYKVLLCSLYEIYKALEEELDRNSSHPAVAPIYFPQELARLETLESDLEHFFGPDWRERVVVPAATYRYEQRLRRIGKERPELLVAHAYTRYLGDLSGGQVLGKITQKSLGLSSKEGLSFFSFPGVSSPYRFKQLYRSRMNSIELTEEERAAVLEEAVAAFELNIQVFDDLQKMLSVSTETVDQSAGNVVKTATFPYLPIMRTVGLCVVLTSIGMGIYAM